From the genome of Ooceraea biroi isolate clonal line C1 chromosome 10, Obir_v5.4, whole genome shotgun sequence:
AATCTTATAATATAGTTACAGGTTTAAACATACTACTTTAAAGTTACTACAAAAAACACACACGTTACTTGAAATAGTTCCATCCCATGATTCTGGAGTTCTTCTCCACCATAATTAAGAACAAACATGTAGTTAACATGGAAAACTACCaacagaaatattatagatatttcaCCGATATCATACGTAACTGTCATTAGTTGCAGCAACTATAACAATAAACTGTTTGAGGAATAATTCAGAATGACACAGAGTGTAAGTAGTACTTACGTGAAAAAGGTTGAGACTTAAAGAAGTGACGCCAATTATAATCAGGAAGGCGATCGATACCATAAAACCAGATACCGTAGTTTCATGAAACCTTTAAAAAGAAACGCTAGACTTGAACACCGCAGTATTTCCTATAGAGAGTGAGATTTCACTCCAACATAtaggaatataaatttttgctgtgaaaaatatttatcttaacATCAGGATATGCCGAAGAAGTCGATTAAAAACTGTATTGAAAGTATATTACTTGCTCGgcgattagaatattatttcagactttaaaaagaaatttgttatTGCTATTGTTACATTAGGGACATAAAAACTGTAAGCATCaaacgtttattataattgcatcAGTTTAATCTGTCTACATCCTATACATTGCATACCGTGAagtcaatatattaatatgttctAATTCTTAATATGCATGTAacatgcatttttaatatgcAGTTTATGTTTAAACTCATAGGAActgcttttacatttttttttcagagACTTGCCATAATGCTAAATGTAGAAGTACACTTCACAGATatgttgaaagaaattttaatggtttgttaacatattaatacataaattttaacaCCAATAGTTTTAATCTAAAAGTTTCGTTTAATTtgcgatataaatttaatgctaGTGTAATGTTTATCATTTACGTTTAATGACTATATCAAACAAAtgcatacaagaatatgcttcatattaaatatataataaatgttgtgCGCAGTAAGTTAGATAAGAATATAATAGTAAGACTTCAAACTATAACTTTGAACATATAAAAAGTGATACACACGAAATAagatatttcagaaaaaaatatgccttcttttagatatattatgatagaaatattgaattgaATACTAACTGTATGGCTCTACGGTGAATAAACACAATGTCTACAATCCTTTCATAAAGAAGATATTCCTTTACGGGATTAGGCATCGCTAAAAAGTTCTTTTGAATTGCGTGTTTCATTCGACGGCTGTAGAAATCTGCCAGTTAggtatatttcattaaaacaagtacttcagaaatgtatatatgtcGTATTACCATGCGACTTTTAACAGCGCACACCCATGCAGGAGGTGCGTCATAAATATTAGACCAGTGCTACAAAGCGTTATTGTCCCTACATAAATGGTAAGCAGTTCATGGAGTAGTATTACGCAAGCATATTTCTCCCGATTGACGAAATATTCCGTGATTGCGAGAAGGTTCAATGATCGCGATGCATTTAATGGTACAATAACATCAAGTATCAACGGTAGAAGTTGTAGTATTAGATAACACGATGTACCAAAATGACAGAACACTGAGAGAGTTAAGTTTAATTTGAATTTAGTTATGTAATtcgtacttttttttataaaattattaaaattacattatataaattatttctatttttcgtattttattttaaaaaataagcagattgcataattatcataaaCATACAATGAGATATGCGATAACTATACtaaatcattataataatatcataaaatcatgattatctatatatatatgtatatgtatatatatatatctcttacCCATCGCAATTATCGTCATAAATCTTACATTATCAGTGTATTTTTTGACGATATCTATCTCCAAGTcatcttttaataaatctaaatCATTGCCAACCAGTTCCATCAACTGCTTTACCTAATCATCTCATTTTTTCTTACTTTGGGGTGAAAAATggcttataaatattataatgatatattagaatacataattttttttatactcaCTTCCTCtgcttttataacaaaaatgcaatattttactGTGGCAAAAAGAGTAGGAAATACAATTGACAAGATTTGGAGAAGAAGATTTGTACTAAATTGCGTTGTAAAAAACGCTAATAACTGAAAATAATGCTGCAGATACTTatcagttataaattatttgtacctgtgctatataaatatctatataacatatatattccgtatagaataaaataacaaaacatggaaaagaatttgttatttcatatcttatgtaatttaaaaattattatatata
Proteins encoded in this window:
- the LOC105285737 gene encoding uncharacterized protein LOC105285737 isoform X5, whose amino-acid sequence is MHRIQDYYQINGIVLKALGLWPYQQSYLALVQKVLFGGILFTYIIVQHYFQLLAFFTTQFSTNLLLQILSIVFPTLFATVKYCIFVIKAEEVKQLMELVGNDLDLLKDDLEIDIVKKYTDNVRFMTIIAMVFCHFGTSCYLILQLLPLILDVIVPLNASRSLNLLAITEYFVNREKYACVILLHELLTIYVGTITLCSTGLIFMTHLLHGCALLKVACRRMKHAIQKNFLAMPNPVKEYLLYERIVDIVFIHRRAIQFHETTVSGFMVSIAFLIIIGVTSLSLNLFHLLQLMTVTYDIGEISIIFLLVVFHVNYMFVLNYGGEELQNHGMELFQVTYNGLWYAAPLRTQKLLLFIMQKTRVKMTFVCGGIFVASLEGFVTVQLRYFCVLREKSSYECNAHFNICFLACQYGSVLFHCNLFYAITNEK
- the LOC105285737 gene encoding uncharacterized protein LOC105285737 isoform X6; amino-acid sequence: MHRIQDYYQINGIVLKALGLWPYQQSYLALVQKVLFGGILFTYIIVQLLAFFTTQFSTNLLLQILSIVFPTLFATVKYCIFVIKAEEVKQLMELVGNDLDLLKDDLEIDIVKKYTDNVRFMTIIAMVFCHFGTSCYLILQLLPLILDVIVPLNASRSLNLLAITEYFVNREKYACVILLHELLTIYVGTITLCSTGLIFMTHLLHGCALLKVACRRMKHAIQKNFLAMPNPVKEYLLYERIVDIVFIHRRAIQFHETTVSGFMVSIAFLIIIGVTSLSLNLFHLLQLMTVTYDIGEISIIFLLVVFHVNYMFVLNYGGEELQNHGMELFQVTYNGLWYAAPLRTQKLLLFIMQKTRVKMTFVCGGIFVASLEGFVTVQLRYFCVLREKSSYECNAHFNICFLACQYGSVLFHCNLFYAITNEK
- the LOC105285737 gene encoding uncharacterized protein LOC105285737 isoform X4, coding for MHRIEEHYYQINRIFLKMLGLWPYQQSYLALVQRVLFSGILFTFIIVQHYFQLLAFFTTQFSTNLLLQILSIVFPTLFATVKYCIFVIKAEEVKQLMELVGNDLDLLKDDLEIDIVKKYTDNVRFMTIIAMVFCHFGTSCYLILQLLPLILDVIVPLNASRSLNLLAITEYFVNREKYACVILLHELLTIYVGTITLCSTGLIFMTHLLHGCALLKVACRRMKHAIQKNFLAMPNPVKEYLLYERIVDIVFIHRRAIQFHETTVSGFMVSIAFLIIIGVTSLSLNLFHLLQLMTVTYDIGEISIIFLLVVFHVNYMFVLNYGGEELQNHGMELFQVTYNGLWYAAPLRTQKLLLFIMQKTRVKMTFVCGGIFVASLEGFVTVQLRYFCVLREKSSYECNAHFNICFLACQYGSVLFHCNLFYAITNEK
- the LOC105285737 gene encoding uncharacterized protein LOC105285737 isoform X9 — its product is MHSAMFEMRLKLPSLYRTHCVCARIFCIPRDKETYFSRDQYHNLSNPLCEMHAIEERYYQINRIFLKTLGIWPYQHSFLALVQRVLFSTILFTFIIVQLLAFFTMQFSTGLLIRILTFVFPNLFVTVKYCSFAMKADKVKQLMELIDNDLDLLKDDLDIDIIKKYADNVRFMTIIAMVFCHFGTSCYLILQLLPLILDVIVPLNASRSLNLLAITEYFVNREKYACVILLHELLTIYVGTITLCSTGLIFMTHLLHGCALLKVACRRMKHAIQKNFLAMPNPVKEYLLYERIVDIVFIHRRAIQFHETTVSGFMVSIAFLIIIGVTSLSLNLFHLLQLMTVTYDIGEISIIFLLVVFHVNYMFVLNYGGEELQNHGMELFQL
- the LOC105285737 gene encoding uncharacterized protein LOC105285737 isoform X7; protein product: MHSAMFEMRLKLPSLYRTHCVCARIFCIPRDKETYFSRDQYHNLSNPLCEMHAIEERYYQINRIFLKTLGIWPYQHSFLALVQRVLFSTILFTFIIVQLLAFFTMQFSTGLLIRILTFVFPNLFVTVKYCSFAMKADKVKQLMELIDNDLDLLKDDLDIDIIKKYADNVRFMTIIAMVFCHFGTSCYLILQLLPLILDVIVPLNASRSLNLLAITEYFVNREKYACVILLHELLTIYVGTITLCSTGLIFMTHLLHGCALLKVACRRMKHAIQKNFLAMPNPVKEYLLYERIVDIVFIHRRAIQFHETTVSGFMVSIAFLIIIGVTSLSLNLFHLLQLMTVTYDIGEISIIFLLVVFHVNYMFVLNYGGEELQNHGMELFQVTFIMDCGMQHPCVRRNCYYL
- the LOC105285737 gene encoding uncharacterized protein LOC105285737 isoform X11, with product MHSAMFEMRLKLPSLYRTHCVCARIFCIPRDKETYFSRDQYHNLSNPLCEMHAIEERYYQINRIFLKTLGIWPYQHSFLALVQRVLFSTILFTFIIVQLLAFFTMQFSTGLLIRILTFVFPNLFVTVKYCSFAMKADKVKQLMELIDNDLDLLKDDLDIDIIKKYADNVRFMTIIAMVFCHFGTSCYLILQLLPLILDVIVPLNASRSLNLLAITEYFVNREKYACVILLHELLTIYVGTITLCSTGLIFMTHLLHGCALLKVACRRMKHAIQKNFLAMPNPVKEYLLYERIVDIVFIHRRAIQFHETTVSGFMVSIAFLIIIGVTSLSLNLFHFSMLTTCLFLIMVEKNSRIMGWNYFK